Proteins encoded by one window of Chitinophagales bacterium:
- a CDS encoding J domain-containing protein, giving the protein MEFIDYYKILGIDKKANEKEIKQAFRKLARKYHPDLNPGDKAAEDKFKKINEAYEVLKNTENRKKYDKYGKDWKHADVYEKANQGQGSGQRQSQQRYQDFSGGGDFQGGDFSDFFESMFGNAGAASGRRRSTKFKGQDLNAELQLNLRDVYKTHKQLLTINGQKIRLTIHAGIEDGQIIKITGKGGKGVNGGPNGDLYIKFSIVNNTPFKRDGSNLYKTVDLDLFTAILGGNITVDTFDGKVKLKVAPETQNGTKVKLSGKGFPVYKKEGQFGDLYITYNIKIPKNISSKEKALFEELQKLSTDGKK; this is encoded by the coding sequence ATGGAATTCATAGATTACTATAAAATTCTGGGAATAGATAAAAAGGCGAATGAAAAGGAAATAAAACAAGCCTTCCGAAAATTGGCCAGAAAATATCATCCCGACCTAAATCCGGGTGATAAGGCTGCAGAAGATAAATTTAAAAAAATAAATGAAGCCTACGAGGTTTTAAAAAATACTGAAAACCGCAAGAAATACGACAAATACGGCAAAGATTGGAAACACGCTGATGTATATGAAAAGGCCAATCAAGGACAAGGTTCTGGGCAAAGGCAGAGTCAACAGCGATATCAGGATTTTTCTGGAGGCGGTGATTTTCAGGGCGGTGATTTTTCAGATTTTTTTGAATCCATGTTTGGCAATGCAGGTGCAGCATCTGGAAGGCGTAGAAGCACTAAGTTTAAAGGACAGGATTTGAATGCAGAACTTCAGCTGAATCTTAGAGATGTCTATAAAACCCACAAACAGTTACTGACAATCAATGGCCAAAAAATCAGACTGACCATTCACGCTGGAATTGAAGATGGTCAAATAATTAAAATAACTGGCAAAGGAGGGAAAGGTGTAAATGGAGGGCCGAATGGAGATTTATACATTAAATTCTCCATAGTCAATAACACCCCCTTCAAAAGAGACGGTAGTAATTTATACAAAACAGTAGATTTAGATTTATTTACCGCTATTCTGGGCGGTAACATCACAGTAGATACTTTTGATGGAAAAGTAAAATTAAAAGTGGCTCCCGAAACACAAAACGGTACGAAAGTCAAATTAAGCGGTAAGGGATTCCCTGTTTATAAAAAAGAAGGCCAGTTTGGTGATTTATACATTACTTACAATATAAAAATCCCAAAAAATATTAGCAGTAAGGAAAAAGCCCTTTTTGAAGAGCTTCAAAAATTAAGCACAGATGGAAAAAAATAA
- a CDS encoding chaperone modulator CbpM has protein sequence MEKNKLIPIEKICTHFEIEFSFFDQLNRMNLIEIRTIEQRHFIHQDYINDLEKMIRLHHELDINLEGIDVVFNLLQKIDALQDELDTVKNRLKQYEDDY, from the coding sequence ATGGAAAAAAATAAACTCATACCAATTGAAAAAATCTGTACTCATTTCGAAATAGAATTTTCCTTTTTCGATCAACTGAATAGAATGAATCTAATTGAAATAAGGACAATAGAGCAACGTCATTTTATTCATCAGGACTATATCAATGATCTGGAAAAGATGATTCGCCTGCATCATGAATTAGATATTAATCTGGAAGGCATTGATGTTGTTTTCAACCTTTTGCAAAAAATAGATGCATTGCAAGATGAGTTAGATACTGTTAAAAACAGATTAAAGCAGTATGAAGATGATTATTAA
- a CDS encoding cytochrome c oxidase subunit 3, protein MSDISNRRAGTEKQDSKEKNPFNIPLAELFMYFALAAIGLLFTGLIIAYVYASVQMDLTEIRVPNIFHANTVIILSSSLLLKVGAAFLQKEEYKEYAFSLFATFTLGIIFIFFQIIGWMELFQSGVTMQESPSGAYLYLISGLHLLHIFGGCVPLAIMAFNAYSANTDIVKELIFSTNPDRFHKFKLLSMYWHFIGILWLGIYFFFIILNITVA, encoded by the coding sequence CAGTAACAGAAGGGCAGGTACGGAAAAGCAGGATAGCAAAGAGAAAAACCCTTTTAATATTCCGCTAGCTGAATTGTTTATGTATTTCGCACTGGCCGCAATCGGTCTTTTATTCACGGGGTTGATTATTGCCTATGTATATGCATCAGTTCAAATGGATTTGACCGAAATTCGGGTTCCTAATATTTTTCACGCCAATACAGTTATTATTTTATCGAGCAGTTTACTCTTGAAAGTAGGTGCTGCCTTTCTGCAAAAGGAAGAATATAAGGAATATGCTTTCAGTCTTTTTGCAACTTTTACTCTTGGAATAATTTTCATTTTCTTTCAAATAATAGGCTGGATGGAGTTGTTCCAAAGTGGTGTTACCATGCAGGAAAGTCCATCAGGGGCATATCTTTATCTTATTTCAGGCTTGCATTTGCTGCATATATTTGGAGGCTGTGTGCCACTTGCTATAATGGCCTTTAATGCCTACAGTGCAAATACGGATATTGTTAAAGAACTTATTTTTTCTACAAATCCTGATCGTTTTCACAAATTCAAGTTGCTTTCAATGTACTGGCATTTTATAGGCATACTTTGGCTGGGTATTTATTTCTTTTTTATTATTCTAAATATTACAGTTGCCTGA